One genomic window of Candidatus Zixiibacteriota bacterium includes the following:
- the nuoL gene encoding NADH-quinone oxidoreductase subunit L: MADLLFLIPLLPLIGFLINGLLIGRLPKPVISLVACGTVGLAFLLSAAAFFELRSLAPDARQVTQTLFTWISSDQFHVNIGFLLDPLSAVMILVVTGVGFLIHVYSVGYMGHDKGYGRYFAYLNLFTFAMLTLVLADNFLLLFVGWEGVGLCSYLLIGFWFEKQSATDAGKKAFIVNRIGDFGFLIGMFLVFWNVGSLDFVTVSKMAPEVFVFGGGLITATCLLLFLGATGKSAQVPLYVWLPDAMEGPTPVSALIHAATMVTAGVYMLARTNALFVLAPDALYVVAVIGATTAIFAATIGLAQNDIKRVLAYSTVSQLGYMFLACGVAAFTAGIFHLMTHAFFKALLFLGAGSVIHAMSGKQDMREMGGLKKHLPITYNTMLLATLAIAGIPFFSGFFSKDEILWKAYASSTHGGWQFWLIGVAGAGLTAFYMFRLVFMTFYGEERMDAETRHHIHESPRSMTLPLMVLGVLSVVGGYIGIPHLFGVTNYFEEWLHPVMAGPSQKAAHHALAAGSYHSPVEELSLMIISVGLVVFAIYMAYYYYRKNTAAATSLAERLSGVKTLLVNKYYVDEIYGAIIVRPTVYFSLFLWKIFDVLVIDGILNGLARLWRDVSDGLRFTQSGQLRGYATLFSIGVIVTIAYFLFG; encoded by the coding sequence GTGGCTGACCTTTTGTTCCTGATACCGCTGCTGCCCTTGATCGGTTTTCTGATCAACGGCCTTCTGATCGGACGGCTGCCGAAGCCGGTGATCAGCCTGGTGGCGTGCGGGACGGTCGGTCTGGCGTTCTTGTTGTCGGCGGCGGCCTTTTTTGAGCTGCGCTCGCTCGCACCCGACGCCCGCCAGGTGACCCAGACCCTGTTCACCTGGATATCGTCCGATCAGTTTCATGTCAACATCGGGTTCCTGCTGGATCCTCTCTCGGCGGTGATGATCCTGGTCGTCACCGGAGTCGGTTTCCTGATTCATGTCTACTCGGTCGGGTACATGGGGCACGACAAGGGGTACGGCCGTTACTTCGCCTACCTGAACCTGTTTACCTTCGCCATGCTGACGCTCGTGCTGGCGGATAATTTCCTCCTGCTCTTTGTCGGCTGGGAGGGTGTCGGGCTCTGTTCCTACCTGCTGATCGGCTTCTGGTTTGAGAAACAGTCGGCTACCGATGCGGGCAAGAAGGCGTTTATTGTCAACCGGATCGGCGATTTCGGCTTCCTGATCGGCATGTTCCTTGTCTTCTGGAATGTCGGTTCGCTTGATTTCGTCACCGTCTCGAAAATGGCCCCCGAAGTGTTTGTATTCGGCGGGGGACTGATTACCGCTACCTGCCTCCTACTATTTCTTGGGGCGACCGGCAAATCGGCGCAGGTACCCCTCTATGTATGGTTGCCGGATGCGATGGAAGGCCCCACGCCGGTGTCGGCGCTCATCCATGCCGCCACCATGGTAACGGCCGGAGTGTACATGCTGGCGCGCACCAACGCGCTGTTCGTTCTGGCGCCGGATGCGTTGTACGTAGTGGCGGTAATCGGCGCGACCACCGCGATATTTGCCGCTACAATCGGACTCGCGCAGAACGACATTAAGCGCGTGCTGGCATACTCGACGGTCAGCCAGCTCGGTTACATGTTTCTCGCCTGCGGGGTGGCGGCGTTTACGGCCGGGATATTCCATCTGATGACTCACGCCTTCTTCAAGGCGCTTCTGTTTCTGGGTGCGGGATCAGTCATTCATGCCATGTCCGGCAAGCAGGACATGAGGGAGATGGGCGGCCTGAAGAAGCATCTGCCGATCACGTACAACACGATGCTTCTGGCCACGCTGGCTATCGCCGGCATCCCGTTCTTTTCCGGTTTTTTCTCCAAGGACGAAATACTCTGGAAGGCTTATGCCTCGTCGACTCACGGCGGCTGGCAGTTCTGGCTGATCGGGGTCGCCGGAGCCGGACTGACCGCGTTCTACATGTTTCGCCTGGTTTTCATGACCTTCTATGGCGAAGAGCGGATGGATGCCGAGACCAGGCATCATATTCATGAATCGCCCCGGAGCATGACCTTGCCGCTCATGGTGCTGGGAGTGCTCTCCGTAGTCGGCGGCTATATCGGCATACCTCATCTGTTCGGCGTGACCAACTACTTCGAGGAGTGGCTGCACCCCGTGATGGCCGGGCCGTCACAGAAGGCCGCCCACCACGCCCTGGCCGCGGGATCGTATCATTCGCCGGTGGAGGAGCTGTCGCTCATGATCATCTCGGTCGGCCTCGTGGTCTTCGCGATCTACATGGCGTATTACTATTATCGCAAGAACACAGCAGCGGCCACAAGCCTGGCCGAGCGCCTTTCGGGAGTCAAAACGCTCCTGGTAAACAAGTACTATGTCGATGAGATTTACGGCGCTATCATTGTGCGGCCCACGGTATACTTCTCGTTGTTTCTGTGGAAGATCTTCGATGTACTCGTGATTGACGGCATTCTGAACGGTTTGGCGCGCCTCTGGCGGGACGTTTCCGACGGGCTTCGATTCACCCAGAGCGGCCAGCTGCGCGGCTACGCGACTTTGTTCTCGATCGGCGTGATCGTAACGATAGCGTATTTCCTGTTCGGATAG
- the nuoK gene encoding NADH-quinone oxidoreductase subunit NuoK codes for MVPIYAYLVLAVVLFGIGTIGVLITRNMIVLFMSIEVMLNAANLAIMAFSRALNLIDGHVIVFLVLTIAAAEAAVGLALIVMVYRNRETINIDRFSLMKW; via the coding sequence ATGGTTCCGATCTATGCCTATCTCGTGCTGGCGGTGGTGCTGTTCGGCATCGGGACGATCGGCGTTCTCATCACCCGCAATATGATTGTGTTGTTCATGTCGATCGAAGTCATGCTCAATGCGGCGAACCTGGCGATTATGGCGTTTTCGCGGGCATTGAATCTAATTGATGGCCACGTGATTGTGTTTCTGGTGCTGACCATTGCCGCGGCTGAGGCCGCGGTCGGGCTGGCGCTGATTGTCATGGTCTATCGCAACCGCGAAACGATCAATATCGACCGCTTCAGTTTGATGAAATGGTAG